The region AATCTGCGACGTCGGAAGGTCGGCGCTGCCGGAACACCGAAAAAGACGAGCGACGAGCAGCCCTGACGGCGTTTTTCCGCGCGGGGGACTTGTAGAGGCGCCCCTTGCGTGAGGTAGAACCGCTGCTCACATGGGCCGAACCGGGTCTGTAAGGCCAGGCTTCAGGGCTAGGGGAAGATTTTGGACAGAATCGCCATCACGGGCGGCGCCCAGCTGAACGGGGAAATCCCCATCAGCGGCGCCAAGAACTCGGCTATCAAATTGATGGCGGCGAGCCTGCTCACCGACCAACCGTTGCGCCTGACCAACATGCCGCGGCTGGCTGACACCAAGTTCCTGGGCAAGCTGCTTAAGCGTCTGGGCGCCGCGGTGGACGAAAGTGACGGCGCTGACGGCGCCGAAACCGTGCTGCATGTGCCGGAGATCATGAGCGCCATCGCGCCCTACGATCTGGTTCGTCAAATGCGCGCCTCGTTCAACGTGCTGGGACCGCTGGTCGCCCGCACCGGACAGGCGAAGGTTTCGCTGCCCGGCGGCTGCACCATCGGCGCGCGGCCGGTCGACCTGCATCTGCAGGCGCTTGAGGCGCTCGGCGCCAAGATCGACCTGCACGAAGGTTATGTCTTCGCCCAAGCCCCACGCGGGCTGAAGGGGGCCGAGATCACGTTTCCCTTCGTTTCGGTCGGCGCGACGGAACATGCCCTTCTGGCCGCCGTCATCGCGAACGGCGTGACTGTGCTGCATAATTGCGCCTGCGAGCCTGAGATCGCCGACCTCGCCGAGTGCCTCAACAAGATGGGCGCCAAGGTCGAGGGGGCGGGGACGCCCACCATCACCATCACCGGCGTCGCCAAGCTGGGCGGCGCGACCTACGCTGTCATCCCCGACCGCATCGAGATGGGAACCTACGCCGTCGCCGCGGCCATGGCGGGCGGCGAAGTGCGGCTGAC is a window of Caulobacter sp. NIBR2454 DNA encoding:
- the murA gene encoding UDP-N-acetylglucosamine 1-carboxyvinyltransferase — its product is MDRIAITGGAQLNGEIPISGAKNSAIKLMAASLLTDQPLRLTNMPRLADTKFLGKLLKRLGAAVDESDGADGAETVLHVPEIMSAIAPYDLVRQMRASFNVLGPLVARTGQAKVSLPGGCTIGARPVDLHLQALEALGAKIDLHEGYVFAQAPRGLKGAEITFPFVSVGATEHALLAAVIANGVTVLHNCACEPEIADLAECLNKMGAKVEGAGTPTITITGVAKLGGATYAVIPDRIEMGTYAVAAAMAGGEVRLTNSRPGLIDALLKKIEEAGAGVTETPDGVIIKRNGSRLNAVDVETGVYPGFATDLQAQFMSLMTTAKGESRIRETIFENRFMHVPELARLGADISVSGGEAVVRGVEQLEGAEVMATDLRASVSLVIAGLVARGETVVSRIYHLDRGFERLEEKLGNCGAQVRRIHGEPDEL